A genomic segment from Rhodothermaceae bacterium encodes:
- a CDS encoding triose-phosphate isomerase, with translation MLIAGNWKMNTDAGSAVELAQGVVQESKSAGAVRIAVCPPSPCLSGVGAALDGSRVRLGAQNMYWADQGAYTGEVSARMLLSVGCHYVILGHSERRQHFGETDSGVSSKVKQAVKAGLIPIICVGEQLNQRMAGKEEQVVATQVKHALEGLKIQSANSIVIAYEPVWAIGTGETASPEQAQDMHRFIRTLVRQQFGKNIAADLLILYGGSMKPSNAKELLSQEDVDGGLIGGASLTPEVFGQIIHAAQQVQAG, from the coding sequence ATGCTTATCGCAGGAAATTGGAAAATGAATACAGATGCCGGCTCTGCAGTAGAGTTGGCGCAGGGGGTCGTTCAGGAAAGCAAAAGTGCAGGAGCGGTCAGAATTGCCGTATGTCCCCCCAGCCCTTGTTTGAGTGGTGTCGGCGCGGCACTGGATGGCAGTCGGGTACGCCTAGGAGCACAAAACATGTATTGGGCTGATCAGGGAGCTTACACCGGTGAAGTCTCTGCACGGATGCTTCTCTCAGTGGGGTGCCACTACGTGATTCTTGGTCACTCAGAGAGGCGACAGCATTTCGGGGAAACCGATTCCGGAGTGAGCAGCAAAGTGAAACAAGCCGTCAAGGCTGGCCTGATCCCTATTATTTGTGTGGGAGAACAACTGAATCAGCGGATGGCTGGGAAAGAGGAGCAGGTTGTGGCCACTCAGGTCAAGCATGCTCTGGAAGGACTGAAGATCCAGTCGGCAAACTCAATCGTGATCGCATATGAGCCGGTCTGGGCAATCGGTACTGGCGAAACGGCAAGCCCGGAGCAAGCTCAGGACATGCACAGGTTTATCCGAACGCTTGTACGCCAGCAGTTTGGCAAAAACATTGCCGCGGATCTGCTTATCCTTTACGGAGGCAGCATGAAACCTTCGAACGCGAAAGAGCTCCTGAGCCAGGAGGATGTAGATGGCGGACTGATCGGCGGAGCGAGCCTCACTCCTGAAGTTTTTGGGCAGATAATTCACGCTGCACAGCAGGTGCAGGCTGGATGA
- a CDS encoding zinc ribbon domain-containing protein, with the protein MPTYDYKRADGTVFEASQSITAEPFTECPTTGQPVKRVISGGTGFILKGTGFYQTDYAAKPVAEKPKDSKTEDQEPKGATNGKLADEKKSVPSKSEE; encoded by the coding sequence ATGCCAACGTACGACTATAAACGCGCCGACGGAACCGTCTTTGAAGCGTCTCAGTCCATTACCGCCGAACCGTTCACAGAATGCCCCACGACCGGTCAGCCCGTAAAGCGGGTCATCAGCGGGGGTACGGGGTTTATCTTAAAGGGAACTGGGTTTTACCAAACGGATTACGCAGCGAAGCCCGTTGCAGAAAAACCAAAAGATTCCAAGACGGAGGATCAAGAGCCCAAAGGGGCGACCAACGGGAAACTTGCCGACGAGAAAAAATCCGTTCCATCCAAGAGTGAGGAATAA
- a CDS encoding beta-lactamase family protein: MNKPFRWTPRLLICGLLVLGACRSARETALEGPLNPGPVNIPSIQPLISTLDSPTVVYPSALMRMDSLIIEFINAQAFPGAVLSVGKGIEIIKMTGYGAYTYRSRRRMLPESVFDLASLTKVVATTTASMLLYERGQLDIDAPVSRYLDTFNTPERQSITIRHLLTHTSGLPAWRPFYQDGITARDAVLGEILSAELLTEPGEEYRYSDFGMISLALVIEEITGEPFDQWCTRNIFDPLGMRSTGFRSTGKPDPNIVPTELDDYFRNRLIQGEVHDETAWSLGGVAGHAGLFSTALDLSQFAQMMVQRGYHDGRTFLQASTIDQFTAVVDTSLSTRALGWDTRNLNDEPSSAGLYFGPRSYGHTGFTGTSIWIDPDSEAWVILLTNRVYPTRDEYERFRGIRGSIADAAYEAFFWPVPIPEVEQSSQ, translated from the coding sequence ATGAATAAACCGTTTCGTTGGACTCCCCGTCTTCTTATTTGCGGGCTCTTGGTACTGGGAGCTTGCCGATCCGCCAGAGAAACTGCACTCGAAGGCCCCCTCAATCCGGGACCTGTCAATATCCCGTCTATTCAGCCATTGATATCTACTTTGGATTCACCGACCGTCGTTTATCCAAGTGCCCTGATGCGCATGGATTCACTGATCATTGAATTTATAAACGCACAGGCTTTCCCTGGCGCAGTCCTCTCTGTAGGAAAAGGCATCGAAATTATCAAAATGACTGGCTATGGTGCGTACACCTACCGTTCCAGGCGACGTATGCTTCCGGAGTCTGTCTTCGATCTGGCTTCCCTCACCAAAGTGGTTGCGACGACAACGGCATCCATGCTGCTCTATGAGCGAGGACAACTGGATATAGATGCCCCTGTTTCCCGTTACCTGGACACGTTCAACACTCCAGAGCGGCAATCCATTACAATCCGGCACCTTCTGACACATACGAGTGGACTGCCCGCATGGAGACCGTTCTACCAGGATGGAATTACAGCGCGTGATGCCGTTCTGGGAGAGATCCTCTCCGCTGAGCTTCTCACCGAACCAGGAGAAGAATATCGCTACAGCGACTTTGGTATGATATCACTTGCACTGGTCATTGAAGAAATCACCGGAGAGCCTTTCGATCAATGGTGTACCCGCAATATTTTTGATCCACTGGGCATGAGGTCAACCGGCTTCCGTAGCACAGGAAAGCCAGATCCTAATATCGTTCCCACTGAACTGGATGACTACTTCCGCAATCGCCTTATCCAAGGAGAGGTCCATGACGAAACCGCATGGTCCCTCGGAGGGGTGGCCGGTCATGCCGGGCTTTTTTCTACGGCGCTTGACCTCTCACAATTTGCCCAGATGATGGTGCAACGGGGCTATCATGATGGGAGAACATTTCTTCAAGCCAGTACGATTGATCAATTTACTGCAGTCGTCGATACTTCATTGAGTACACGCGCGCTGGGTTGGGATACCCGAAATCTAAACGACGAGCCATCCTCTGCGGGCCTGTACTTCGGACCACGAAGTTATGGTCACACCGGATTCACAGGCACTTCGATATGGATTGATCCTGACTCGGAGGCCTGGGTGATCCTGCTCACAAACCGTGTTTATCCGACAAGAGATGAGTATGAACGGTTCCGGGGAATTCGAGGGTCGATTGCCGATGCCGCCTACGAAGCATTCTTCTGGCCGGTCCCAATCCCCGAAGTGGAACAATCCTCCCAGTAA
- a CDS encoding (2Fe-2S)-binding protein, protein MPKITIPGHGAIEVEPGQRLVNALRTHGVNLGHRCGGYARCTTCRVEFIAGEPEVISRAEQDKLVERELLGEVRLSCQILVEEDMTVKPLMMVEEMGWSDPGPPPEDTVTPIPDWIEHSPEGA, encoded by the coding sequence ATGCCAAAGATAACAATCCCGGGACACGGGGCAATTGAAGTAGAGCCTGGGCAGCGGCTCGTCAATGCACTGCGGACGCATGGAGTGAATCTTGGACATCGCTGTGGTGGCTATGCACGTTGTACCACTTGTCGTGTAGAGTTCATTGCGGGAGAGCCTGAGGTCATTTCGCGGGCAGAGCAAGACAAATTAGTAGAGCGCGAATTACTCGGTGAGGTTCGACTCTCGTGCCAAATCCTCGTAGAGGAGGATATGACCGTCAAGCCATTAATGATGGTCGAGGAGATGGGATGGTCGGATCCAGGCCCGCCTCCCGAAGATACCGTCACACCTATACCAGACTGGATTGAGCACTCCCCAGAAGGGGCATAA
- a CDS encoding cellulase family glycosylhydrolase, whose product MRKILFVLQRCLFCCMASAFLFSSMAMAQGTATYELTYTSTWTADTHPTGYPPNPHFSPLIGGTHNDAVQFWRTGATASDGIKSMAELGATGTLRSEIDQAKGDNNAEAIISGRGLGRPPTSTKVTFDIRPPWNLVTVTSMLAPSPDWFVGVSGLNLLDEDMNWIDTLEVDLFVYDAGTDSGSDYTSPNQPTNPRENIKRITESPFLVDGEVKPVGTFRFALQTVRLPSDGYFSVDGTEILDGSGQPIVMKGVGLGGWLLPEGYMLHISTPPGTTDGPSGIRNQMIDLVGEANTERFFELFTEKYVQEKDIEAIKDWGFDHIRLPFHYRLFYDPEMDAWDEDGFELLDIFLEWCRKNDLAVLLDMHAVPGAQSEGGIADSDGEARLWTEPDKYWPQTIKIWREIARRYSDDPIIMGYDLINEPVLPEGIPGKDLADLYTQIINAVQPISPNHLFFLEGNYWATSFDEHLRDISNHRDNIVYAFHHYWKGADQGAIQYLLNMRSEDQVPLYLGETGENSNAWFYAMTRLVEEHRIGINWWTHKKIETITSPLSSPFARGYEAVITYWRNRQGPKPSAEAAARGLLAMAQNLELDSAKVNRGLLAALFDPEYGTKQKPFKKHELPGIINAVDYDLGNQGVAYNDTDVWRVGETTGNRGYNYRNDGVDIEISTDPEGFEYNVGWTNRFEWIEYTVDILEDAVYEIDIRGASASGGDRTGTDLILSMDGERIGEIEVGNTGGWQNWVTRSVRTPELKAGSGRVLRVTFADQEVNLNRMTFHRVSPVNVETERGLIESELLATYPNPFIEEVNISFSTPELVSVSAVLYDVLGRQVFESEKASYGAGKHEFSLAPDLAPGVYILRLQLMGSQEPQMFTRPLVVGGR is encoded by the coding sequence ATGAGAAAAATTTTATTTGTGCTTCAAAGATGCCTGTTCTGTTGTATGGCGAGTGCTTTTTTATTCTCATCCATGGCGATGGCACAGGGCACCGCCACCTATGAGCTCACCTACACATCAACATGGACTGCCGATACACATCCCACGGGCTATCCACCCAACCCCCACTTCTCCCCGTTGATCGGGGGTACCCATAATGATGCAGTGCAGTTTTGGAGGACAGGGGCAACTGCCAGTGACGGAATCAAGAGTATGGCAGAGCTTGGAGCCACGGGGACGCTTCGAAGTGAAATCGACCAGGCCAAAGGGGATAATAATGCCGAGGCGATCATTAGTGGGCGTGGTTTAGGCCGTCCTCCAACCTCTACCAAAGTCACATTCGATATTCGACCTCCGTGGAATCTGGTCACCGTTACATCCATGTTGGCGCCCAGTCCAGATTGGTTTGTTGGTGTGTCAGGATTGAACCTGCTGGATGAGGACATGAACTGGATTGATACGCTTGAGGTAGACTTATTCGTCTATGATGCAGGAACAGACAGTGGATCCGATTATACCTCACCGAATCAGCCCACAAATCCACGGGAGAATATCAAGCGCATAACGGAATCTCCATTTTTGGTTGACGGAGAGGTTAAACCAGTCGGAACGTTTCGTTTTGCGTTACAGACAGTTCGGCTTCCCTCGGACGGCTACTTCAGTGTCGATGGAACCGAGATTCTGGATGGGAGCGGTCAACCGATTGTTATGAAAGGGGTGGGGCTGGGAGGATGGCTGCTACCGGAAGGCTATATGCTGCATATCTCAACGCCACCAGGGACAACGGATGGGCCTTCCGGGATACGGAATCAGATGATTGATCTCGTCGGTGAGGCAAACACAGAGAGGTTCTTTGAGTTATTCACGGAGAAGTATGTACAGGAGAAGGATATAGAAGCAATCAAGGATTGGGGGTTTGATCATATTCGACTCCCATTCCATTATCGCCTGTTTTATGATCCTGAAATGGACGCGTGGGATGAGGACGGTTTTGAGCTATTGGATATATTTCTTGAATGGTGCAGGAAGAATGACCTTGCGGTCCTTCTAGATATGCACGCAGTTCCAGGAGCGCAGAGTGAGGGAGGGATTGCAGACAGTGATGGGGAAGCTCGGCTTTGGACTGAACCCGACAAGTACTGGCCGCAAACCATCAAGATCTGGCGTGAAATCGCCCGTCGGTATAGCGATGATCCCATCATTATGGGGTACGATCTCATCAATGAGCCAGTCCTCCCAGAGGGAATACCTGGAAAAGACTTGGCAGATCTGTATACTCAGATCATTAACGCAGTCCAGCCGATTTCCCCCAATCATCTGTTCTTTCTTGAGGGCAATTACTGGGCTACGTCATTTGACGAGCATCTGCGGGATATTTCAAATCACAGAGACAATATTGTCTATGCATTCCATCATTACTGGAAGGGAGCGGATCAGGGAGCGATCCAGTACTTGCTCAATATGAGGAGCGAGGATCAGGTCCCGCTTTATCTGGGCGAGACAGGAGAGAATTCCAATGCCTGGTTTTATGCGATGACAAGATTGGTGGAGGAACATAGAATTGGAATTAACTGGTGGACGCATAAAAAAATTGAGACAATTACCAGTCCCCTCAGTTCGCCGTTTGCACGGGGTTACGAGGCTGTAATTACGTATTGGCGTAATAGGCAGGGACCTAAACCCTCCGCAGAAGCAGCAGCCCGGGGTCTTTTAGCGATGGCCCAAAATTTGGAGCTTGATTCTGCTAAAGTAAACCGAGGCCTCCTGGCCGCGCTCTTTGATCCCGAATATGGAACGAAGCAAAAGCCGTTCAAGAAGCATGAGCTTCCAGGGATCATCAATGCTGTTGACTATGATCTGGGAAATCAAGGGGTAGCGTATAATGATACGGACGTTTGGAGAGTTGGAGAAACCACGGGCAATAGGGGCTATAATTATCGCAATGATGGGGTAGACATTGAGATTTCAACCGATCCCGAAGGATTCGAATACAATGTCGGGTGGACAAATCGATTTGAATGGATAGAGTATACTGTTGATATTCTGGAGGATGCAGTCTACGAAATTGATATTCGAGGTGCAAGTGCAAGCGGTGGTGATCGAACCGGGACAGATTTAATCCTTTCCATGGATGGCGAGCGGATTGGGGAGATCGAAGTCGGCAACACCGGAGGCTGGCAGAACTGGGTGACCCGGAGCGTACGTACACCTGAACTAAAGGCTGGCAGTGGACGTGTCCTCCGAGTAACTTTTGCAGACCAGGAAGTGAATCTCAATCGAATGACATTCCACCGGGTGTCCCCTGTCAATGTGGAGACGGAGCGCGGACTCATTGAATCGGAGCTGCTCGCGACCTACCCGAATCCATTCATAGAGGAGGTCAATATATCGTTCTCCACCCCGGAGTTAGTATCCGTGTCTGCGGTGTTATACGATGTGCTAGGGCGCCAGGTATTCGAATCAGAAAAGGCATCTTATGGTGCGGGGAAACATGAGTTTTCGTTGGCACCAGACTTGGCACCAGGAGTGTATATCCTGCGATTGCAACTCATGGGGTCTCAGGAACCGCAGATGTTTACGCGACCGCTGGTCGTCGGAGGCAGATAG
- a CDS encoding HD domain-containing protein, with the protein MNNLCELLRTLPQYELLRAVGEEAQSQKLEVYAVGGFVRDAILGRPTTDIDFVTLGQGSGIQLARAISTHLGGTVAHVYPKFGTAAVRVKDVVLEFVAARRESYRKDSRKPIVEDGTLEDDLLRRDFTVNALAVSLSGELPFGELLDPFGGLKDLDAGKLRTPRPPRVTFADDPLRMIRAARFATQLSFRIDQETRKGMKQEAKRLEIVSQERITDELHKIMASSEPSGGLKILEETGLLREFFPELSALRGVDTVAGQRHKDNFYHTLQVVDNVVATAPPDRYWLRWAALLHDVGKPQTKRFAPGSGWTFHGHEDRGSRMVPKLFRKLRLPTDERMAYVQKLVALHHRPVALVDDEVTDSAIRRLLFDAGEDIDDLMILVRADITSRNPQRVRRYLRAFDSVARKFEEVEAKDQLRNFQPPLDGEEIMEVVGIRAGVAVGIIKLAVREAILDGKIPNEHDAAFALMMQIKDDALRRAKLYEEVVLSMPVSERPAAYALKQEIMTGDIPEDHHVALEHLESIKARLLA; encoded by the coding sequence ATGAATAACCTGTGTGAATTACTGCGTACGCTGCCCCAGTACGAATTGCTCAGAGCAGTGGGCGAGGAAGCCCAGAGCCAAAAATTGGAGGTTTATGCGGTCGGAGGATTTGTTCGCGACGCAATTCTTGGGCGTCCAACGACAGATATAGATTTTGTGACGCTGGGGCAGGGATCCGGGATCCAGTTAGCCCGTGCGATAAGTACCCATCTGGGTGGCACGGTTGCCCATGTCTATCCGAAATTTGGAACAGCTGCAGTTCGAGTGAAAGATGTAGTTCTGGAGTTCGTAGCTGCTCGGCGCGAGAGTTACCGAAAAGATTCCCGCAAGCCCATTGTGGAGGATGGTACGCTTGAGGATGATCTGCTTCGGCGGGATTTTACGGTGAATGCGTTGGCGGTCAGCCTCTCTGGAGAGCTGCCGTTCGGAGAACTCCTGGATCCATTTGGCGGACTGAAGGATCTGGATGCAGGGAAGCTTCGAACCCCCAGACCACCAAGGGTGACGTTTGCAGATGATCCGCTACGAATGATTCGGGCTGCCCGGTTTGCGACTCAGCTGAGCTTTCGCATTGACCAAGAGACGCGAAAGGGGATGAAGCAGGAAGCGAAACGTCTCGAAATTGTGAGCCAGGAAAGGATCACCGATGAGTTGCATAAAATTATGGCTAGCTCGGAACCCTCCGGGGGCTTGAAAATTTTGGAAGAAACAGGACTTTTACGCGAATTTTTCCCAGAGCTCAGTGCACTCAGAGGTGTTGATACGGTGGCAGGACAGCGCCATAAGGATAACTTTTATCATACCCTCCAGGTGGTAGATAATGTTGTCGCAACGGCCCCACCAGATCGATACTGGTTACGCTGGGCAGCGCTGTTGCATGACGTGGGTAAACCGCAAACCAAACGCTTTGCCCCCGGGAGTGGCTGGACATTTCATGGTCATGAAGATCGCGGTTCGAGAATGGTACCAAAGCTTTTCAGGAAACTGCGTCTACCGACAGATGAGCGAATGGCGTATGTCCAAAAGCTGGTGGCTTTGCATCACAGGCCGGTTGCACTTGTAGATGATGAAGTTACAGATTCCGCAATTCGGCGACTATTATTTGATGCCGGTGAAGATATTGATGATCTGATGATTCTGGTTCGGGCAGATATTACATCCCGCAATCCGCAACGCGTGAGGCGTTATCTGCGGGCATTTGATTCGGTGGCCCGTAAGTTTGAAGAGGTGGAGGCGAAGGATCAGCTGCGGAATTTTCAACCACCGCTCGACGGAGAGGAGATAATGGAAGTGGTTGGGATCAGGGCCGGCGTGGCAGTCGGAATCATCAAGCTTGCAGTCCGTGAAGCGATTTTGGATGGGAAAATCCCGAATGAACACGATGCTGCCTTTGCATTGATGATGCAGATCAAGGATGACGCATTGCGCCGGGCCAAGCTCTATGAAGAGGTGGTGTTGTCCATGCCCGTGAGCGAGCGGCCCGCGGCCTATGCCCTAAAGCAGGAAATCATGACCGGTGACATTCCGGAGGATCACCACGTGGCTTTAGAACACCTGGAGTCTATAAAAGCGCGGCTACTGGCCTGA
- a CDS encoding vitamin B12-dependent ribonucleotide reductase, producing MKSSSAKSTTKPSSATFQKGLSVKRVFSNEGENALDSLEWEKRDAAIKNPQGESVFEQRGVEFPKNWSALATNVVASKYFYGDLANVHMEPDEGGREHSLRQLIHRVTRTIADWGADQDYFATREDADRFHDELTWLCVNQYGAFNSPVWFNVGLHDRYGVSDSGDRKIWGWNAEKEEVADVDPYEYPQGSACFIISVEDSIDDIWKLMSESARLFKFGSGVGADWSTLRSTHEKLSGGGIPSGPVSFMRVQDATGGTIKSGGKTRRAAIMQTLKIWHPDVEEFINSKKEEEKKAWALIEQGYDGSFNGPAYGSVAFQNVNQSVRLDDEFMKAVELGTPFALRTVTTGEVVRQVDANMLLDQIAEGTHICGDPGVQYEDIIQKWHTCKTTGPINSSNPCSEYMFLDNSACNLASLNLRKFQEEDGSFNVERFRAAVRIYITAMEIIVDNAGYPSESIARNSHLFRPLGLGFANLGALLMAMGLPYDSDQGRAVAGAIMAIEHAEAYARSAEIAGNPKIGPFAGYEENRESMLEVMRMHRDAANEIDESCPEYLRSAAEESLDRMVTLGERYGFRNSQVTVLAPTGTIAFMMDCDTTGIEPDIALVKYKLLAGKGDGTLKIVNRTVPEALTRLGYDEEQIEKILAYIDEHDTIEGAPDLNEADLPVFDCAFKPFNGTRSVHFMGHIRMMAACQPFVSGAISKTVNMPEEVTSVEIGEAYMEGWRLGLKALAIYRENSKRSQPLSTSEGGNTKNAASGDGLPAEAEIVSPRVTYKSTRKRLPDERPALTHKFSVSGHEGYLHVGLYPDTELPGEIFIRMAKEGSTISGLMDAFATSISIALQYGVPLEDLCAKFSFMRFEPSGYTNNRKIPMAMSIMDYIFRYLSLTFLEKPVIPEVIKNAVQDIEEDVQGQWDAEDVKELSVQSETVPVSSPQKAEAVVGATEAVGVENGTYQNQDDAPICSTCGAITVRSGACYVCSQCGSSSGCG from the coding sequence ATGAAATCCTCTTCTGCCAAATCTACTACAAAGCCATCGTCTGCGACTTTCCAGAAAGGACTGTCTGTCAAACGTGTTTTCTCCAACGAAGGGGAGAATGCACTTGATTCGCTCGAATGGGAAAAGCGAGATGCTGCAATCAAAAATCCTCAAGGAGAGTCCGTATTTGAGCAAAGAGGTGTGGAGTTCCCAAAAAACTGGAGTGCCCTGGCGACGAATGTAGTCGCTTCGAAGTACTTCTATGGAGATCTGGCCAATGTCCATATGGAGCCGGATGAAGGAGGACGTGAGCATTCCTTGCGTCAATTAATTCACCGCGTGACTCGAACGATTGCAGACTGGGGGGCAGATCAGGATTACTTTGCCACCCGGGAAGATGCAGATCGGTTCCATGACGAGTTGACCTGGCTTTGTGTGAACCAGTACGGTGCCTTCAATTCGCCGGTGTGGTTCAACGTTGGCCTGCATGATCGCTATGGAGTGAGCGATTCTGGAGACAGAAAGATTTGGGGCTGGAATGCAGAAAAAGAGGAGGTCGCGGATGTAGACCCTTACGAGTATCCACAGGGGTCGGCCTGCTTCATCATTTCCGTGGAAGATTCGATTGATGATATCTGGAAATTGATGAGTGAGAGTGCACGTCTGTTCAAGTTTGGGTCTGGGGTAGGGGCAGATTGGTCTACGCTTCGGTCAACGCATGAAAAATTGTCGGGGGGTGGTATTCCCAGTGGGCCGGTGAGTTTTATGCGCGTGCAGGATGCAACCGGGGGAACCATCAAGAGTGGTGGGAAGACACGTCGGGCTGCAATCATGCAGACGCTGAAAATCTGGCATCCAGATGTGGAGGAATTTATTAACTCCAAAAAAGAGGAAGAGAAAAAGGCTTGGGCGTTGATTGAGCAGGGATATGACGGATCATTTAATGGTCCGGCATATGGCTCTGTAGCGTTTCAGAATGTGAACCAGTCGGTGCGGCTGGATGACGAGTTCATGAAGGCGGTGGAATTGGGGACTCCGTTTGCACTCCGCACAGTCACAACAGGGGAAGTAGTCCGGCAGGTTGATGCCAACATGCTCCTTGATCAGATTGCCGAGGGAACTCATATCTGTGGCGATCCGGGGGTGCAGTACGAAGACATCATCCAGAAGTGGCACACCTGCAAAACAACCGGTCCCATTAACTCAAGCAATCCCTGCTCGGAGTACATGTTTCTGGACAACTCCGCGTGCAACTTGGCCAGTCTGAACCTGCGCAAGTTTCAAGAGGAGGATGGTTCGTTTAATGTTGAGCGCTTCAGAGCTGCAGTACGGATCTACATTACTGCAATGGAGATCATTGTGGATAACGCCGGGTACCCGAGTGAAAGCATTGCTAGAAACAGTCATCTTTTCCGCCCATTGGGACTCGGCTTCGCCAACCTAGGTGCACTCCTGATGGCCATGGGGCTCCCCTATGACAGTGATCAAGGGCGTGCGGTTGCTGGTGCGATCATGGCGATTGAACACGCAGAAGCGTACGCTCGAAGTGCGGAGATTGCGGGCAATCCCAAGATCGGTCCCTTTGCCGGCTATGAAGAGAATCGTGAGAGCATGCTCGAGGTCATGCGCATGCATCGCGATGCTGCGAATGAGATCGACGAAAGTTGCCCTGAATATCTGCGTAGCGCTGCAGAGGAATCGTTGGATCGAATGGTTACACTCGGAGAGCGTTATGGTTTTCGCAATTCACAGGTAACCGTGCTTGCCCCGACAGGAACGATTGCCTTCATGATGGACTGTGACACCACCGGGATTGAGCCGGATATCGCGCTCGTAAAATACAAGTTGTTGGCGGGTAAGGGGGATGGCACGCTCAAAATTGTCAATCGCACCGTGCCGGAGGCGCTCACTCGTCTAGGGTATGATGAAGAGCAGATCGAGAAGATCCTTGCGTATATCGATGAGCATGATACGATTGAGGGGGCACCAGATCTGAATGAAGCAGACTTGCCGGTCTTCGATTGTGCATTCAAGCCCTTTAACGGGACCCGTAGCGTGCACTTCATGGGGCATATTCGTATGATGGCAGCCTGCCAGCCGTTTGTATCTGGTGCAATCTCCAAGACGGTGAATATGCCTGAGGAGGTCACCTCAGTGGAAATCGGGGAGGCCTATATGGAAGGCTGGCGCTTGGGCTTGAAAGCATTGGCCATCTACCGCGAAAACTCCAAGCGCAGTCAGCCGTTATCCACATCCGAAGGCGGTAACACCAAAAACGCTGCCTCGGGAGATGGATTGCCAGCGGAAGCGGAAATTGTCAGTCCCCGTGTTACGTACAAGTCGACGCGTAAGCGCCTTCCTGATGAGCGGCCTGCCCTTACACATAAATTCAGTGTTAGTGGTCACGAAGGGTATCTGCATGTGGGGCTCTATCCTGATACAGAACTGCCAGGCGAAATCTTCATCCGGATGGCAAAGGAAGGATCAACGATTTCCGGGCTGATGGATGCCTTTGCCACGAGTATCTCAATTGCTTTGCAGTATGGGGTGCCACTGGAAGATCTATGTGCCAAGTTCAGCTTTATGCGCTTTGAGCCGAGTGGGTACACGAATAATCGGAAGATCCCGATGGCGATGTCCATCATGGATTATATCTTCCGGTATCTGTCACTCACTTTCCTGGAGAAGCCAGTTATCCCGGAGGTCATCAAAAATGCGGTTCAGGATATTGAGGAAGATGTACAGGGACAATGGGATGCAGAAGACGTAAAGGAGCTGTCGGTGCAATCAGAGACAGTTCCGGTGAGTTCTCCTCAGAAGGCAGAAGCGGTTGTTGGGGCCACGGAAGCAGTAGGTGTTGAGAACGGTACGTATCAGAATCAGGACGATGCGCCGATTTGTTCAACCTGTGGGGCGATTACGGTGCGCAGCGGTGCTTGCTACGTCTGCTCACAGTGTGGGAGCTCTAGTGGTTGTGGGTGA
- a CDS encoding GIY-YIG nuclease family protein, with amino-acid sequence MSKLRGFKIEIFAADGNPQGLRLIEKSNWIGLGIVCPRGSYPQAKKRDEFSRSGVYMLIGHDGDSLPMLYVGESEQVVKRLDSHYTDKDFWQQAIIFTTNGDQYQLNKAQVKYLESRLLEFAKKAGRSELQNKGTPKSLLKEADRAVLESYLDELLSLLPLLGVPFLELDDLSENDRHHYFCKGKGYNAKGLEENMGFRVLKGSIARAEVRPSMKKHVRSYFNLRQKLITDKILQETDGGYLFSRDHHFDSSSAAAATCCGGATNGPNKWKDTNGYSLRNNREKAITEQK; translated from the coding sequence CGCGGCCGATGGGAATCCACAAGGCTTGCGCTTGATTGAGAAGTCAAACTGGATAGGCCTCGGTATTGTATGTCCAAGAGGAAGCTATCCTCAGGCCAAGAAGCGAGATGAGTTTTCTCGAAGTGGTGTTTATATGTTGATCGGCCACGATGGAGACTCGCTACCCATGCTATATGTAGGTGAGTCTGAACAGGTTGTAAAACGTCTTGATTCCCATTACACCGACAAGGATTTCTGGCAGCAGGCCATCATATTCACCACGAATGGAGACCAATACCAATTGAACAAGGCCCAAGTGAAGTACCTTGAATCTCGCCTGTTAGAGTTCGCAAAGAAAGCTGGGCGGTCGGAACTACAGAACAAGGGTACGCCCAAATCCTTGCTTAAAGAGGCGGACCGAGCCGTATTAGAAAGTTACTTGGACGAGTTGCTGTCCCTTCTTCCTCTCCTGGGGGTTCCGTTTCTCGAGCTTGACGATTTATCAGAGAATGACCGCCATCACTACTTTTGCAAGGGAAAGGGCTATAATGCAAAGGGCCTTGAAGAGAATATGGGGTTCAGGGTTCTAAAGGGATCAATCGCACGCGCAGAAGTGAGGCCTTCCATGAAAAAGCATGTGAGGAGTTACTTCAACCTACGGCAAAAACTCATCACCGATAAAATACTGCAAGAGACAGATGGTGGTTATCTTTTCTCAAGGGACCACCACTTTGATTCCTCCTCGGCAGCTGCAGCCACATGCTGCGGTGGGGCCACAAATGGTCCTAACAAATGGAAAGACACAAATGGATATTCACTGAGAAACAACCGTGAGAAAGCGATTACCGAACAGAAGTGA